From a single Pempheris klunzingeri isolate RE-2024b chromosome 2, fPemKlu1.hap1, whole genome shotgun sequence genomic region:
- the tamm41 gene encoding phosphatidate cytidylyltransferase, mitochondrial yields the protein MTLPALHNTGVLYRRILSQFPQDISLAFAYGSGVFKQHGTSQGQMEKNMLDFVIAVDDPVTWHTMNLLQNYKHYSFLKLLGPTKISSIQNEHGASIYYNTLVPVDGKIIKYGVISTESLIDDLMHWKTMYVAGRLHKPVKMLVQNENGKLRAALVANLKSAVTASFLMLPESFTEEDLFLQIAGLSYAGDFRMVIGEDKSKVANIVKDNIEHFRFLYSNILRDCPQVVYKPQQGKLEVDKSPEGQFIQLMALPRTLQQKITKLVDPPGKNRDVEEVLLQVAQDPDCGAVVQQGISSIVKSSSITQSIKGIATAGLWKTVSYSSKKLIKMWKGWRRKPSVSQMS from the exons ATGACTCTTCCAGCTTTGCACAACACCGGCGTGCTGTACAGGCGGATCTTGTCACAGTTTCCGCAGGACATCAGTTTAGCTTTTGCTTATGGATCTGGCGTTTTCAAACAACACGGGACCAGCCAAGGTCAAATGGAG AAGAACATGCTGGACTTTGTGATTGCTGTTGACGACCCAGTGACGTGGCACACCATGAACCTGCTGCAGAATTACAAGCACTACTCCTTCCTCAAGCTGCTGGGCCCCACGAAGATCAGCTCCATACAAAATGAACACGGGGCTTCCATATACTACAACACACTGGTGCCTGTGGATGGGAAG aTAATCAAATATGGTGTGATAAGCACAGAGTCTCTGATAGATGACCTGATGCACTGGAAGACCATGTATGTTGCTGGACGCCTTCACAAACCA GTGAAAATGCTGGTGCAGAACGAGAATGGAAAACTCCGTGCTGCTCTGGTGGCCAACCTGAAGAGTGCTGTGACGGCCTCCTTCCTCATGCTGCCAGAGAGCTTCACCGAGGAAGACCTCTTCCTACAGATAGCTGGTCTTTCCTATGCTG GGGACTTTAGGATGGTGATTGGAGAAGATAAATCCAAAGTGGCCAATATCGTCAAAGACAACATTGAGCACTTCCGGTTTCTGTACAGCAACATCCTGCGGGACTGCCCTCAAGTGGTCTACAAACCACAACAAGGAAAGCTGGAG GTCGACAAAAGCCCAGAGGGACAGTTCATCCAGCTGATGGCGCTGCCTCGGACCCTCCAGCAAAAGATCACAAAGCTGGTCGATCCTCCGGGGAAAAACCGCGATGTGGAGGAGGTCCTGCTGCAGGTTGCTCAGGACCCAGACTGTGGAGCTGTTGTACAACAAG GTATTTCATCTATTGTGAAATCCTCCAGTATAACACAGAGTATCAAAGGCATTGCTACAGCTG GCTTGTGGAAGACGGTGTCGTACAGCTCCAAGAAACTGATAAAGATGTGGAAGGGTTGGAGGAGGAAACCGTCTGTGTCACAGATGTCCTGA